A genome region from Triticum aestivum cultivar Chinese Spring chromosome 2B, IWGSC CS RefSeq v2.1, whole genome shotgun sequence includes the following:
- the LOC123045050 gene encoding outer envelope protein 61 isoform X2, with protein sequence MMDPEMMRLAQEQMRRMSPDDLARMQQQLMSNPDLIKLASESMKNMRTEDFKRAAQQLNQTRPEEMLDMTEKIANAKPEEFAAMKAQADAQISYALSGAKMLKQQGNELHSHGKYTDAAAKYKLAKENMKSVPSAAGRTLQLQCTLNLMSCYLKSGMFEECVNEGSEVLTYDSSNVKAYYRRGQAYKELGNLQAAVADLRKAHEISPEDETIAEVLRDTDAKLATEGGGTNLPKGVVIEEIVEEDSSELLSTQRSSSTEYTVSQPHEGAGNSRQSDSSESLMNDPATIRSFQNYVSNSDADGLSKLGMQGMSPELVKTASEMIGTMKPEELQKMFQAASSLTGTNPVGSNLGPNMPEMSPDMVSMASEMIGKMSPSELQNMMDFASKMGGPGSAPVRPGTGSNIRPSSRAETSSNNFQPSSSQTVAENPDEIVNNQSMDHSSSSSPVSTADMQETMRNSMKDPAMRQMFASMMKNMSPDVMANMSEQFGMKLSKEDAAKAQQAMSSLSPEDLDRMMKWMDRAQQGVEVAKKTKNWLLGRKGLILAIVMLILAFILQRLGFIGR encoded by the exons ATGATGGATCCGGAGATGATGCGGCTGGCGCAGGAGCAGATGCGACGCATGTCCCCCGACGACCTCGCCAGGATGCAACAGCAG CTTATGTCCAATCCTGACTTGATAAAGCTAGCATCCGAGAGTATGAAAAATATGAGAACTGAGGACTTCAAAAGAGCTGCTCAACAGCTCAATCAAACAAGGCCAGAGGAAATGCTTGATATGACTGAAAAAATTGCCAACGCTAAGCCTGAAGAATTTGCTGCCATGAAGGCCCAAGCTGATGCTCAAATATCATATGCGCTATCTGGCGCCAAGATGTTGAAGCAGCAG GGAAATGAACTTCATAGCCATGGGAAGTATACTGATGCTGCTGCCAAGTACAAGCTT GCCAAGGAAAACATGAAGAGCGTACCATCGGCAGCTGGGCGAACTCTGCAGTTGCAGTGCACCCTTAATTTAATGTCGTGTTACCTGAAATCAGGGATGTTTGAGGAATGTGTAAATGAAGGTTCAGAG GTTCTAACTTATGATTCGAGCAATGTGAAAGCATACTACCGAAGAGGTCAAGCTTACAAAGAACTAGGAAACCTTCAGGCTGCTGTTGCTGACTTACGTAAAGCCCATGAAATTTCTCCGGAGGATGAAACTATTGCTGAGGTTCTGAG GGACACAGATGCAAAACTTGCAACTGAAGGAGGAGGAACAAATCTGCCAAAAG GAGTTGTTATTGAAGAAATTGTGGAAGAAGATAGTTCAGAGCTGTTAAGTACTCAAAGGAGTTCTTCTACTGAGTATACTGTTTCACAACCACATGAAGGAGCAGGAAACTCAAGACAATCTGACTCTTCAGAAAGCCTAATGAATGATCCTGCTACTATCAG GTCATTTCAAAATTATGTCTCTAATAGTGATGCTGATGGGTTATCAAAGTTGGGAATGCAAGGAATGTCGCCGGAGCTAGTTAAAACTGCCAGTGAAATGATCGGCACCATGAAACCAGAAGAACTACAAAAGATGTTTCAGGCTGCTTCTTCATTAACCGGCACAAACCCCGTTGGTTCAAATCTTGGACCCAATATGCCCGAAATGTCACCTGACATGGTTAGTATGGCATCTGAAATGATTGGGAAGATGTCCCCTTCTGAACTGCAAAATATGATGGATTTTGCTTCTAAAATGGGTGGGCCTGGTAGTGCGCCTGTGAGACCAGGGACTGGGAGTAATATCCGACCTTCATCAAGAGCAGAAACGAGTAGCAATAACTTCCAACCTTCATCTTCGCAAACTGTTGCGGAGAACCCTGATGAAATAGTAAACAACCAAAGTATGGACCATTCATCATCCAGTTCCCCAGTTTCTACAGCTGATATGCAAGAAACCATGAGAAATTCTATGAAAGACCCTGCTATGCGGCAG ATGTTTGCATCCATGATGAAGAACATGAGTCCTGATGTGATGGCAAACATGAGTGAGCAGTTTGGCATGAAGCTGTCGAAGGAGGATGCCGCCAAAGCTCAACAAGCTATGTCTTCATTATCTCCAGAAGATTTAGACAGAATG ATGAAATGGATGGACAGAGCACAGCAGGGAGTAGAAGTAGCAAAGAAGACGAAGAACTGGCTCCTAGGCAGGAAAGGCCTGATCCTTGCTATTGTCATGCTGATCTTGGCCTTCATCCTACAGCGCCTTGGATTCATCGGTAGGTAG
- the LOC123045050 gene encoding outer envelope protein 61 isoform X1 produces MMDPEMMRLAQEQMRRMSPDDLARMQQQLMSNPDLIKLASESMKNMRTEDFKRAAQQLNQTRPEEMLDMTEKIANAKPEEFAAMKAQADAQISYALSGAKMLKQQGNELHSHGKYTDAAAKYKLAKENMKSVPSAAGRTLQLQCTLNLMSCYLKSGMFEECVNEGSEVLTYDSSNVKAYYRRGQAYKELGNLQAAVADLRKAHEISPEDETIAEVLRVHSLFRDTDAKLATEGGGTNLPKGVVIEEIVEEDSSELLSTQRSSSTEYTVSQPHEGAGNSRQSDSSESLMNDPATIRSFQNYVSNSDADGLSKLGMQGMSPELVKTASEMIGTMKPEELQKMFQAASSLTGTNPVGSNLGPNMPEMSPDMVSMASEMIGKMSPSELQNMMDFASKMGGPGSAPVRPGTGSNIRPSSRAETSSNNFQPSSSQTVAENPDEIVNNQSMDHSSSSSPVSTADMQETMRNSMKDPAMRQMFASMMKNMSPDVMANMSEQFGMKLSKEDAAKAQQAMSSLSPEDLDRMMKWMDRAQQGVEVAKKTKNWLLGRKGLILAIVMLILAFILQRLGFIGR; encoded by the exons ATGATGGATCCGGAGATGATGCGGCTGGCGCAGGAGCAGATGCGACGCATGTCCCCCGACGACCTCGCCAGGATGCAACAGCAG CTTATGTCCAATCCTGACTTGATAAAGCTAGCATCCGAGAGTATGAAAAATATGAGAACTGAGGACTTCAAAAGAGCTGCTCAACAGCTCAATCAAACAAGGCCAGAGGAAATGCTTGATATGACTGAAAAAATTGCCAACGCTAAGCCTGAAGAATTTGCTGCCATGAAGGCCCAAGCTGATGCTCAAATATCATATGCGCTATCTGGCGCCAAGATGTTGAAGCAGCAG GGAAATGAACTTCATAGCCATGGGAAGTATACTGATGCTGCTGCCAAGTACAAGCTT GCCAAGGAAAACATGAAGAGCGTACCATCGGCAGCTGGGCGAACTCTGCAGTTGCAGTGCACCCTTAATTTAATGTCGTGTTACCTGAAATCAGGGATGTTTGAGGAATGTGTAAATGAAGGTTCAGAG GTTCTAACTTATGATTCGAGCAATGTGAAAGCATACTACCGAAGAGGTCAAGCTTACAAAGAACTAGGAAACCTTCAGGCTGCTGTTGCTGACTTACGTAAAGCCCATGAAATTTCTCCGGAGGATGAAACTATTGCTGAGGTTCTGAG AGTACATTCATTATTCAGGGACACAGATGCAAAACTTGCAACTGAAGGAGGAGGAACAAATCTGCCAAAAG GAGTTGTTATTGAAGAAATTGTGGAAGAAGATAGTTCAGAGCTGTTAAGTACTCAAAGGAGTTCTTCTACTGAGTATACTGTTTCACAACCACATGAAGGAGCAGGAAACTCAAGACAATCTGACTCTTCAGAAAGCCTAATGAATGATCCTGCTACTATCAG GTCATTTCAAAATTATGTCTCTAATAGTGATGCTGATGGGTTATCAAAGTTGGGAATGCAAGGAATGTCGCCGGAGCTAGTTAAAACTGCCAGTGAAATGATCGGCACCATGAAACCAGAAGAACTACAAAAGATGTTTCAGGCTGCTTCTTCATTAACCGGCACAAACCCCGTTGGTTCAAATCTTGGACCCAATATGCCCGAAATGTCACCTGACATGGTTAGTATGGCATCTGAAATGATTGGGAAGATGTCCCCTTCTGAACTGCAAAATATGATGGATTTTGCTTCTAAAATGGGTGGGCCTGGTAGTGCGCCTGTGAGACCAGGGACTGGGAGTAATATCCGACCTTCATCAAGAGCAGAAACGAGTAGCAATAACTTCCAACCTTCATCTTCGCAAACTGTTGCGGAGAACCCTGATGAAATAGTAAACAACCAAAGTATGGACCATTCATCATCCAGTTCCCCAGTTTCTACAGCTGATATGCAAGAAACCATGAGAAATTCTATGAAAGACCCTGCTATGCGGCAG ATGTTTGCATCCATGATGAAGAACATGAGTCCTGATGTGATGGCAAACATGAGTGAGCAGTTTGGCATGAAGCTGTCGAAGGAGGATGCCGCCAAAGCTCAACAAGCTATGTCTTCATTATCTCCAGAAGATTTAGACAGAATG ATGAAATGGATGGACAGAGCACAGCAGGGAGTAGAAGTAGCAAAGAAGACGAAGAACTGGCTCCTAGGCAGGAAAGGCCTGATCCTTGCTATTGTCATGCTGATCTTGGCCTTCATCCTACAGCGCCTTGGATTCATCGGTAGGTAG